CCGCCGCTGGCGCCGTCGTCCCGAAGGGTGAGCGTCTGCCCGTCCTTCGTCTTCAGCTCGACGAGCGTGTCGCCGTCCGTGTCGCGCAGCAGCACCCGGTGGCCGGCCCGCGTCTGGAAGAGCTTCTCGTCCTTCGAGTCGTTCTTCTGCCGGTCCGTGGGCGGCGCGTCCACGCCGTTGTAGAGCGCGCCGAGCACGTACGCGCGCCGCATGTCGCCGTGCTCGAAGGCCACCAGCACCTCCGACCCCACCTCCGGCACCGCGATGAAGCCGTGGCCCGGGCCCGCGTTGAGGTAGGCCACGCGACACCAGGTGCTCTCCGTCCGGTCGTCGAGCCAGGGGAAGCGCAGCTTCACGCGGCCCTGTTTGCCCGGGTCCACGTTGTCGGTGACGAGGGCGACCGCGACTCCGTAGTAGCGCCGGTCCAGCGCCATGGCCTGGGATTCCCTGGCTGACGTCATGAGAGCTTCACTCCTCCGTCGAAGACGCGCCGCACGCCGAACGAGGTGGTGAAGCCGGAGCCGCCGATGGAGTGGCTCACCGTCTTCACGTAGTAGGTGCCCGAGTACCGGGTCCCCAGGCCGCGCAGCTCCACGTTGTGGCCCGGCCGCAGCTCCGGGAGGCCCATGACCTGACCGTCGCCGGTGAGGTACTCGTAGGCCTGCTCGCGCAGCATCGACTCGGCCAGCTTCTGGGCCTCCTCCTGGGTCTGCACCGGCGCGTCCTCGACGTGGCCGGTCCGGTCCTTCCCGGCTGCCTCCGGCCCGCTGCGCCCCTGGCCGCCGATGCGTGGCAGGTTGCCTGCGTCCGCCGTCGCGACGATGGGCCGCTTGCGCCCGGGGTCCCATCCCCGCACGGTGACGCTGGAGACCTGCCGGTTGTTGCTCAGCCTGGGCGTGAAGGACATCAGGCCCAGGCCGTACTCGAAGGTGAACACCCGGCCCTCCGAGCCACGCGTGTCCCGGGGCTTCACGAAGTAGA
The nucleotide sequence above comes from Pyxidicoccus xibeiensis. Encoded proteins:
- a CDS encoding phage baseplate assembly protein V; the encoded protein is MTSARESQAMALDRRYYGVAVALVTDNVDPGKQGRVKLRFPWLDDRTESTWCRVAYLNAGPGHGFIAVPEVGSEVLVAFEHGDMRRAYVLGALYNGVDAPPTDRQKNDSKDEKLFQTRAGHRVLLRDTDGDTLVELKTKDGQTLTLRDDGASGGASVIARTQGGHELALHDKEQKAVLTTSGGHTLELDDGGTTVTLSTSGGFSVKLDAGGVITLKGSKLKVDASQVELGSAPANPVILGQLFMTYFNTHVHNATSIGAPTSPPVVPMTGGLLSTVTKTG